A single region of the Triticum dicoccoides isolate Atlit2015 ecotype Zavitan chromosome 2B, WEW_v2.0, whole genome shotgun sequence genome encodes:
- the LOC119366305 gene encoding polyamine oxidase 5-like isoform X1, with product MDQPPNGFAAGGLFVQHIDGQNASPPSVIVIGGGISGIASARALSNASFKVTLLESRERLGGRVHTDYSFGCPIDMGASWLHGVCNENSLAPLIRLLGLRLYRTSGDNSVLYDHDLESYALFDKDGRQIPQEIVTRVGEIFEQILKETVKVRDEYANDMPLVQAISMVLDRNPHLKLEGLQYEVLQWCICRLEAWFATDVDNISLKNWDQEHVLTGGHGLMVNGYDPVIKALSLDLDVHLNHRVTKIIQRYNKVIVCVEDGTSFVADAAIITVPLGVLKANIIKFEPELPDWKLSAISDLGVGLENKIALRFNTVFWPNVEVLGRVAQTSNACGYFLNLHKATGHPVLVCMVAGRFAYEMEKLSDEESVNFVMSQLRRMLPGATEPVQYLVSRWGTDPNSLGSYSCDLVGKPADLYERFCAPVGNLFFAGEAACIDHSGSVHGAYSSGIDAAEDCRRRLSTQLGISDLFQVGKIVMREEMAEVMVPLQISRL from the exons ATGGACCAGCCGCCGAATGGCTTCGCCGCCGGAG GTCTTTTCGTTCAGCACATTGATGGGCAAAACGCTTCTCCCCCTTCTGTAATTGTGATTGGTGGAGGGATTTCAGGCATTGCATCTGCTCGTGCCTTGTCAAATGCTTCATTTAAG GTCACATTGTTAGAGTCGCGGGAGCGACTTGGTGGCCGTGTGCATACTGACTATTCTTTTGGCTGCCCAATTGACATGGGAGCATCTTG GTTGCATGGTGTTTGCAATGAGAATTCTTTGGCGCCATTGATTAGGCTTCTTGGGCTTAGATTATATCGCACCAGTGGTGATAACTCTGTGCTTTATGACCATGATTTGGAGAG CTACGCGCTCTTTGATAAAGATGGCCGTCAAATTCCCCAGGAGATAGTAACCAGAGTTGGGGAAATATTTGAGCAGATTCTGAAGGAG ACGGTGAAAGTTAGAGATGAATATGCAAACGACATGCCTCTTGTTCAAGCCATCTCAATGGTGCTTGACAGAAATCCACATCTAAA GCTTGAGGGTTTGCAATATGAAGTATTGCAGTGGTGCATTTGTAGATTGGAAGCATGGTTTGCCACTGACGTGGATAATATATCTTTGAAAAATTGGGATCAG GAACATGTTCTTACTGGTGGACATGGGCTTATGGTGAATGGCTACGACCCTGTTATCAAGGCTCTCTCTCTCGATCTTGATGTCCACCTGAACCACAG GGTTACCAAAATCATCCAGCGGTATAATAAAGTCATCGTATGCGTGGAAGACGGTACAAGCTTTGTTGCAGATGCTGCTATAATAACCGTCCCTCTCGGTGTACTCAAGGCGAACATCATCAAGTTTGAACCCGAGCTCCCCGACTGGAAACTATCGGCGATCTCTGATCTTGGTGTCGGCCTCGAGAACAAGATAGCCCTCCGGTTCAACACTGTATTCTGGCCCAATGTAGAAGTGCTGGGCAGGGTTGCCCAAACATCGAATGCGTGCGGCTACTTTCTTAACCTTCACAAGGCCACAGGGCATCCAGTCCTTGTATGCATGGTGGCGGGCAGATTCGCATACGAAATGGAGAAGCTATCAGACGAAGAATCCGTAAACTTTGTCATGTCACAGCTCAGGAGAATGTTACCAGGGGCCACCGAGCCG GTCCAGTATCTGGTTTCACGGTGGGGAACCGACCCCAACTCGCTCGGCTCCTACTCGTGTGACTTGGTCGGGAAACCGGCCGATTTGTATGAGCGATTCTGCGCTCCGGTGGGCAACCTGTTCTTCGCCGGGGAGGCCGCCTGCATCGACCACTCCGGGTCTGTGCACGGAGCGTATTCGTCAGGCATCGACGCTGCGGAGGACTGCCGAAGGCGCCTCTCGACGCAGCTCGGTATCTCCGACCTGTTCCAGGTGGGGAAGATtgtgatgagggaggagatggctgaAGTCATGGTCCCCCTCCAGATATCCAGGCTGTGA
- the LOC119366305 gene encoding polyamine oxidase 5-like isoform X2 has product MGASWLHGVCNENSLAPLIRLLGLRLYRTSGDNSVLYDHDLESYALFDKDGRQIPQEIVTRVGEIFEQILKETVKVRDEYANDMPLVQAISMVLDRNPHLKLEGLQYEVLQWCICRLEAWFATDVDNISLKNWDQEHVLTGGHGLMVNGYDPVIKALSLDLDVHLNHRVTKIIQRYNKVIVCVEDGTSFVADAAIITVPLGVLKANIIKFEPELPDWKLSAISDLGVGLENKIALRFNTVFWPNVEVLGRVAQTSNACGYFLNLHKATGHPVLVCMVAGRFAYEMEKLSDEESVNFVMSQLRRMLPGATEPVQYLVSRWGTDPNSLGSYSCDLVGKPADLYERFCAPVGNLFFAGEAACIDHSGSVHGAYSSGIDAAEDCRRRLSTQLGISDLFQVGKIVMREEMAEVMVPLQISRL; this is encoded by the exons ATGGGAGCATCTTG GTTGCATGGTGTTTGCAATGAGAATTCTTTGGCGCCATTGATTAGGCTTCTTGGGCTTAGATTATATCGCACCAGTGGTGATAACTCTGTGCTTTATGACCATGATTTGGAGAG CTACGCGCTCTTTGATAAAGATGGCCGTCAAATTCCCCAGGAGATAGTAACCAGAGTTGGGGAAATATTTGAGCAGATTCTGAAGGAG ACGGTGAAAGTTAGAGATGAATATGCAAACGACATGCCTCTTGTTCAAGCCATCTCAATGGTGCTTGACAGAAATCCACATCTAAA GCTTGAGGGTTTGCAATATGAAGTATTGCAGTGGTGCATTTGTAGATTGGAAGCATGGTTTGCCACTGACGTGGATAATATATCTTTGAAAAATTGGGATCAG GAACATGTTCTTACTGGTGGACATGGGCTTATGGTGAATGGCTACGACCCTGTTATCAAGGCTCTCTCTCTCGATCTTGATGTCCACCTGAACCACAG GGTTACCAAAATCATCCAGCGGTATAATAAAGTCATCGTATGCGTGGAAGACGGTACAAGCTTTGTTGCAGATGCTGCTATAATAACCGTCCCTCTCGGTGTACTCAAGGCGAACATCATCAAGTTTGAACCCGAGCTCCCCGACTGGAAACTATCGGCGATCTCTGATCTTGGTGTCGGCCTCGAGAACAAGATAGCCCTCCGGTTCAACACTGTATTCTGGCCCAATGTAGAAGTGCTGGGCAGGGTTGCCCAAACATCGAATGCGTGCGGCTACTTTCTTAACCTTCACAAGGCCACAGGGCATCCAGTCCTTGTATGCATGGTGGCGGGCAGATTCGCATACGAAATGGAGAAGCTATCAGACGAAGAATCCGTAAACTTTGTCATGTCACAGCTCAGGAGAATGTTACCAGGGGCCACCGAGCCG GTCCAGTATCTGGTTTCACGGTGGGGAACCGACCCCAACTCGCTCGGCTCCTACTCGTGTGACTTGGTCGGGAAACCGGCCGATTTGTATGAGCGATTCTGCGCTCCGGTGGGCAACCTGTTCTTCGCCGGGGAGGCCGCCTGCATCGACCACTCCGGGTCTGTGCACGGAGCGTATTCGTCAGGCATCGACGCTGCGGAGGACTGCCGAAGGCGCCTCTCGACGCAGCTCGGTATCTCCGACCTGTTCCAGGTGGGGAAGATtgtgatgagggaggagatggctgaAGTCATGGTCCCCCTCCAGATATCCAGGCTGTGA